Proteins from a single region of Nocardiopsis dassonvillei subsp. dassonvillei DSM 43111:
- the crtI gene encoding phytoene desaturase family protein has product MVVVGAGLSGLACALHLLGAGREVVVVEREAHPGGRAGRLDLDGFQIDTGPTVLTMPELLDEALGAVGETVADRLDLVPLSPAYRASFADGSVIDVHTEREAMAAEVARVAGQREADGYLRLRDWLTRLYRVEMRSFIDARFRSPLDLVRPDLFRLAAMGGFGRLAPAVGRHVRDERLRRIFSFQSLYAGVAPESALAAYAVIAYMDTVAGVYFPRGGMRALGDALAGAVTKAGGAVRYGQEVARLERAGDRVSAVVTADGERLACDQVVLTADLPAAHRLLGHTPRRPVAARYSPSAVVLHLGTDRTWERLGHHTISFGAAWQRTFTEIIREGRTMSDPSLLVTQPTLTDPSLAPEGRHLLYVLAPAPNLAAGRIDWDREGPRYRDRLVGTLEERGLEGLDASVRAEHLVTPADWARQGLAHGTPFSLSHTFAQTGPFRPRNTVPGTSNAVLAGCGTTPGVGVPTVLISGKLAAAEVVRRTGGVG; this is encoded by the coding sequence GTGGTCGTCGTGGGCGCCGGCCTGTCCGGTCTGGCCTGCGCCCTGCACCTGCTGGGCGCGGGGCGCGAGGTCGTCGTGGTCGAGCGCGAGGCGCATCCGGGCGGTCGCGCGGGGCGGCTCGACCTGGACGGCTTCCAGATCGACACCGGCCCCACGGTGCTCACCATGCCCGAACTCCTGGACGAGGCGCTGGGGGCGGTCGGCGAGACCGTGGCCGACCGGCTGGACCTGGTGCCCCTCAGCCCCGCCTACCGCGCCTCCTTCGCCGACGGCTCGGTGATCGACGTGCACACCGAGCGCGAGGCGATGGCCGCCGAGGTCGCCCGGGTGGCCGGGCAGCGCGAGGCCGACGGCTACCTGCGGCTGCGCGACTGGCTCACCCGGCTGTACCGGGTGGAGATGCGCTCGTTCATCGACGCCCGGTTCCGGTCCCCGCTGGACCTGGTCCGCCCCGACCTGTTCCGGCTGGCCGCGATGGGCGGCTTCGGCAGGCTGGCTCCGGCCGTGGGCCGCCACGTGCGCGACGAGCGGCTGCGCCGGATCTTCTCCTTCCAGTCGCTGTACGCGGGGGTGGCGCCGGAGAGCGCCCTGGCCGCCTACGCCGTCATCGCCTACATGGACACCGTCGCCGGGGTGTACTTCCCCAGGGGAGGGATGCGCGCCCTGGGCGACGCCCTCGCGGGCGCGGTCACCAAGGCCGGGGGAGCCGTCCGCTACGGCCAGGAGGTCGCGCGCCTGGAACGCGCGGGCGACCGCGTCAGCGCCGTCGTCACCGCGGACGGGGAGCGCCTGGCCTGCGACCAGGTGGTGCTCACCGCGGACCTGCCCGCCGCCCACCGGCTGCTCGGCCACACGCCCCGGCGCCCCGTGGCCGCGCGCTACTCGCCCTCGGCGGTCGTGCTGCACCTGGGCACCGACCGCACCTGGGAGCGGCTGGGCCACCACACCATCTCCTTCGGCGCCGCGTGGCAGCGCACGTTCACCGAGATCATCCGTGAGGGCCGCACCATGAGCGACCCCTCCCTGCTGGTCACCCAGCCCACCCTGACCGACCCGTCGCTGGCCCCGGAGGGACGCCACCTGCTGTACGTGCTCGCCCCCGCGCCCAACCTGGCGGCGGGCCGCATCGACTGGGACCGGGAGGGGCCGCGCTACCGGGACCGCCTGGTCGGGACCCTGGAGGAGCGCGGGCTGGAGGGGCTGGACGCCTCCGTGAGGGCCGAGCACCTGGTCACCCCGGCGGACTGGGCACGGCAGGGACTCGCGCACGGCACACCCTTCTCGCTGTCGCACACCTTCGCCCAGACGGGGCCGTTCCGCCCGCGCAACACCGTCCCCGGCACCTCCAACGCCGTCCTGGCCGGGTGCGGGACCACACCCGGGGTCGGCGTGCCGACCGTGCTGATCTCGGGAAAGCTCGCCGCGGCCGAGGTGGTCCGCAGAACCGGAGGGGTCGGATGA
- a CDS encoding polyprenyl synthetase family protein — protein MLPGEDTVNPILNTHRHPRPPDAEDADERSALEASLKDYLERRLRDSEDLDGDFGRDLAGTTVRFTLGGGKRMRPLLAWWGWLAGGGAPSGETARAARQACAAVELVQTCALVHDDVMDGSPTRRGRPSVHAAHALEHERDGHVGDSRRYGEALAVLVGDLALVWADDMLNEALPGVPEPVRARAVWRDLRTEIMAGQFLDVRAQARRERSEEAALRVDLLKTASYSVERPLHLGAAMAGADPAAVGALRGYGRDVGIAFQLRDDLLGVYGDSSRTGKPVGEDIREGKCTLLLVIGTRLARERGDDAALRLLDRIGLPGEDVDPAEAADALDRLGARDLVGARCRELAERGRAHLEGLDAPAHVLEGLGGLASRIARDRV, from the coding sequence ATGCTACCCGGGGAGGACACCGTCAATCCCATCCTGAACACCCACAGGCACCCGCGCCCGCCGGACGCCGAAGACGCCGACGAGCGCTCCGCCCTGGAGGCGTCCCTCAAGGACTACCTGGAGCGCAGGCTCCGCGACTCGGAGGACCTCGACGGAGATTTCGGCCGGGACCTGGCCGGCACGACCGTCCGCTTCACCCTGGGCGGCGGCAAACGGATGCGGCCCCTGCTCGCCTGGTGGGGGTGGCTCGCGGGCGGAGGCGCCCCCTCGGGGGAGACGGCCCGCGCCGCCCGCCAGGCCTGCGCCGCGGTCGAACTCGTCCAGACCTGCGCGCTCGTCCACGACGACGTCATGGACGGCTCGCCGACCCGCCGGGGCCGCCCCTCGGTGCACGCCGCGCACGCCCTCGAACACGAGCGGGACGGCCACGTCGGCGACTCCCGCCGCTACGGGGAGGCGCTGGCGGTCCTCGTGGGCGACCTGGCCCTCGTCTGGGCCGACGACATGCTCAACGAGGCCCTGCCGGGCGTGCCCGAGCCCGTCCGGGCGCGGGCCGTGTGGCGGGACCTGCGCACCGAGATCATGGCCGGACAGTTCCTCGACGTGCGCGCCCAGGCGCGCCGGGAGCGCTCGGAGGAGGCCGCCCTGCGTGTGGACCTGCTCAAGACGGCCTCCTACAGCGTCGAACGCCCCCTGCACCTGGGCGCGGCGATGGCCGGGGCCGACCCGGCGGCGGTGGGGGCCCTGCGCGGCTACGGCCGGGACGTGGGCATCGCCTTCCAGCTCAGGGACGACCTGCTCGGCGTCTACGGGGACAGCTCCCGGACCGGCAAACCCGTGGGCGAGGACATCCGCGAGGGCAAGTGCACGCTGCTGCTCGTGATCGGCACCCGCCTGGCCCGCGAGCGCGGGGACGACGCCGCGCTGCGGCTGCTCGACCGGATCGGCCTGCCCGGCGAGGACGTGGACCCCGCGGAGGCGGCCGACGCGCTGGACCGCCTCGGCGCACGCGACCTGGTCGGAGCCAGGTGCCGTGAGCTCGCCGAACGGGGCCGGGCGCACCTGGAGGGGCTCGACGCGCCAGCCCACGTGCTGGAGGGGCTGGGCGGCCTGGCCTCCCGGATCGCGCGTGACCGTGTGTGA
- a CDS encoding MarR family winged helix-turn-helix transcriptional regulator, producing MDTASAASSPPDFEGSAAADPEVRSRAELYDALQTDGQRLAVRLIRMLHRMAERSGMNPTDFQCYTLLRVGGSMTPGEIADSLCLSTGSVTGVIDRLEAHGLAERTRHPEDRRKVAVRLTDDAARVGPATAPGMREAMTAAHADYSLEELSTITDWLDRVGTALDRLSAKTEP from the coding sequence ATGGACACCGCGTCGGCCGCATCCTCTCCCCCCGACTTCGAGGGGTCCGCGGCCGCGGATCCCGAGGTCAGGTCGCGGGCCGAACTCTACGACGCGTTGCAGACCGACGGGCAGCGACTCGCCGTACGGCTCATCCGCATGCTGCACCGGATGGCGGAGCGCTCGGGAATGAACCCGACCGACTTCCAGTGCTACACGCTGCTGCGCGTGGGCGGTTCCATGACACCGGGCGAGATCGCCGACAGCCTGTGCCTGTCCACCGGTTCGGTGACCGGGGTGATCGACCGGCTGGAGGCGCACGGCCTGGCCGAGCGCACCCGCCACCCCGAGGACCGGCGCAAGGTCGCCGTCCGGCTGACCGACGACGCCGCGCGCGTGGGCCCCGCCACCGCGCCCGGGATGCGCGAGGCGATGACGGCCGCGCACGCGGACTACTCGCTGGAGGAGCTGTCCACGATCACGGACTGGCTGGACCGGGTCGGCACGGCTCTGGACCGGCTGTCCGCGAAGACGGAGCCGTGA
- a CDS encoding BCCT family transporter has product MILAFVIVGIVATEPMLDAATATRDWIGEKLGWVYVLSTTFFLVMAVFLMLSRFGKIRLGPADSRPEFGTLAWFAMLFTTGMGIGLVFWGVSEPIHHLTSPRSAEFVTPEGEPPPPEAASEALALSYFHWSFHPWAIYIALGLSLGYFAFRKGLPLRPASALYPLLGDRAFGWPGNVVDILAIFGTIFGLATSLGLGTLQINGGLNHVFGIPSNATVQSVIIILITAVALASVLSGIDKGIRRLSMINLWLAFLLLVVVFALGPKLWIASIMTTGTGEYLSNIVEWSLAFPSPLIDETAAAWTTAWPIFYWGWWISWAPFVGIFLARISYGRTIREFVIGALFAPVAVSILWFGVFGGSGLYYELFGNAGLSALSEEDRSFRLVELLPGGPLIGGIISVLLIIVVAVFFITSSDSGSLVVDTLASGGSLKPVKAQRAFWAISEGAVTLILLVLGGENALSALQAASVVTGLPFAIILLLMVWGLIKGLSEEPRPGGPREQRAEDRPRSGRSPEKQASD; this is encoded by the coding sequence GTGATCCTCGCCTTCGTCATCGTCGGCATCGTGGCCACCGAGCCGATGCTCGACGCGGCCACCGCCACGCGCGACTGGATAGGTGAGAAGCTGGGCTGGGTCTACGTCCTGTCCACCACCTTCTTCCTGGTGATGGCGGTCTTCCTCATGCTGAGCCGGTTCGGGAAGATCCGGCTGGGCCCGGCCGACTCCAGGCCCGAGTTCGGGACGCTGGCCTGGTTCGCCATGCTGTTCACCACCGGCATGGGCATCGGCCTGGTGTTCTGGGGGGTGTCGGAACCCATCCACCACCTCACCTCGCCGCGCTCGGCCGAGTTCGTCACCCCCGAGGGTGAACCGCCCCCGCCCGAGGCGGCGAGCGAGGCGCTGGCCCTGAGCTACTTCCACTGGAGCTTCCACCCCTGGGCCATCTACATCGCGCTCGGCCTGTCGCTGGGCTACTTCGCCTTCCGCAAGGGCCTGCCCCTGCGCCCGGCCTCCGCGCTCTACCCCCTCCTGGGCGACCGGGCTTTCGGCTGGCCCGGGAACGTCGTGGACATCCTCGCCATCTTCGGCACGATCTTCGGCCTGGCCACCTCGCTGGGCCTGGGCACCCTCCAGATCAACGGCGGGCTCAACCACGTCTTCGGCATCCCCTCCAACGCCACCGTGCAGTCGGTCATCATCATCCTCATCACCGCGGTCGCGCTGGCCAGCGTGCTCTCCGGCATCGACAAGGGCATCCGCCGCCTGTCGATGATCAACCTGTGGCTGGCCTTCCTGCTGCTGGTGGTCGTCTTCGCCCTGGGCCCCAAGCTGTGGATCGCCAGCATCATGACCACCGGCACGGGCGAGTACCTGAGCAACATCGTCGAGTGGAGCCTGGCCTTCCCGAGCCCGCTCATCGACGAGACGGCGGCGGCCTGGACCACCGCGTGGCCCATCTTCTACTGGGGCTGGTGGATCTCCTGGGCCCCGTTCGTGGGCATCTTCCTGGCCCGTATCTCCTACGGCCGCACCATCCGCGAGTTCGTCATCGGGGCGCTGTTCGCCCCCGTCGCCGTGTCCATCCTGTGGTTCGGGGTGTTCGGCGGCTCCGGCCTGTACTACGAACTGTTCGGGAACGCCGGACTGAGCGCGCTGAGCGAGGAGGACCGGTCCTTCCGCCTCGTGGAGCTGCTGCCCGGAGGGCCGCTCATCGGCGGCATCATCTCCGTCCTGCTGATCATCGTGGTGGCGGTCTTCTTCATCACCTCCTCCGACTCCGGCTCGCTGGTGGTGGACACGCTCGCCAGCGGCGGGAGCCTCAAGCCGGTCAAGGCCCAGCGCGCCTTCTGGGCGATCAGCGAGGGCGCGGTCACCCTGATCCTGCTGGTGCTGGGCGGGGAGAACGCCCTGTCGGCGCTCCAGGCCGCGTCGGTGGTCACCGGACTGCCCTTCGCGATCATCCTGCTGCTCATGGTGTGGGGCCTGATCAAGGGGCTGTCGGAGGAGCCCAGGCCCGGAGGCCCCCGGGAGCAGCGCGCCGAGGACCGCCCCCGGTCCGGCCGGTCCCCGGAGAAGCAGGCGAGCGACTAG
- a CDS encoding Hsp20/alpha crystallin family protein — protein MASRRFHNPFHGVVDMITEMNRISDSMSSMETGNAGERERGHADAWSPPTDILARGNDLVVRCEVPGVQEQDVAVSLNNGILTISGERRRDGDDVVYYSSERFMGTFRREISLPEAVDEEDIEASYGEGLLEVVVHGAANARGPRRIAIRKRTPKKS, from the coding sequence GTGGCGTCGAGGAGGTTCCACAACCCCTTCCACGGTGTGGTGGACATGATCACCGAGATGAACCGCATCTCCGACAGCATGTCCTCGATGGAGACCGGCAACGCCGGTGAACGCGAGCGCGGGCACGCCGACGCGTGGAGCCCGCCCACCGACATCCTCGCCCGGGGCAACGACCTGGTCGTCCGGTGCGAGGTCCCCGGGGTCCAGGAGCAGGACGTGGCCGTGAGCCTGAACAACGGCATCCTCACCATCAGCGGCGAGCGCCGCCGGGACGGGGACGACGTCGTCTACTACTCCTCCGAGCGGTTCATGGGCACGTTCCGCCGGGAGATCAGCCTCCCGGAGGCCGTGGACGAGGAGGACATCGAGGCCAGTTACGGCGAGGGGCTGCTGGAGGTGGTGGTGCACGGCGCCGCCAACGCCCGCGGCCCCCGGCGCATCGCCATCCGCAAGCGGACACCGAAGAAGTCCTAG
- a CDS encoding copper chaperone PCu(A)C has product MDRIRTSRTAWAASLLCLGLTLTACGGAQEQGAAPAEEAADSAVTAADAFSVTDPWIKAVTAEEGMTGVFGVLANGSGEEITVVSADYDAAGMVELHEVVSEGTDATMREKEGGFPIPAGGSTTLEPGGDHIMLMELTEDLQPGAEATVTVEFSDGSTTEFTAAVKDYAGANEEYEGGHGEGHGDGEHGSEGEDGGAHGDEGHGDH; this is encoded by the coding sequence ATGGACCGCATCCGCACCAGCCGTACCGCATGGGCCGCCTCACTGCTCTGCCTCGGCCTCACCCTCACCGCCTGCGGAGGGGCGCAGGAGCAGGGCGCCGCCCCGGCGGAGGAGGCCGCCGACAGCGCGGTGACCGCCGCCGACGCCTTCTCCGTGACCGACCCCTGGATCAAGGCCGTCACCGCCGAGGAGGGGATGACCGGCGTCTTCGGTGTGCTGGCCAACGGCTCCGGCGAGGAGATCACCGTCGTCTCGGCCGACTACGACGCGGCCGGGATGGTCGAGCTGCACGAGGTCGTCTCCGAGGGGACCGACGCCACCATGCGCGAGAAGGAGGGCGGGTTCCCCATCCCCGCCGGAGGCAGCACCACCCTGGAGCCCGGCGGCGACCACATCATGCTCATGGAACTGACCGAGGACCTCCAGCCGGGAGCCGAGGCGACCGTCACCGTGGAGTTCTCCGACGGCTCCACCACCGAGTTCACCGCCGCGGTCAAGGACTACGCCGGGGCCAACGAGGAGTACGAGGGCGGGCACGGCGAGGGGCACGGCGACGGGGAGCACGGCTCCGAGGGAGAGGACGGCGGGGCGCACGGGGACGAAGGGCACGGGGACCACTGA
- a CDS encoding Dyp-type peroxidase — protein MGGESRLSRRGLLLGGAAAGVGAAGGALAHRWAAEPAAAPQAPPLNGTLTVPFHGVRQAGVETPPQTHGTFLALDLEPGTDADGVGRLLRLLSDDAARLSRGEPALADTEPELALVPARLTTTFGFGRGLVERVDPDAVPEWLGPLPEFGHDRLDPAWGGADLLLQVCADDPVTVSHAVRMMLKDARAFARVRWTQSGFRRAHGSQPEGTSMRNLMGQVDGTVNPAPGTGDFDRLVWGGNPPRWLRGGTSLVLRRIATHLDTWDELDRPAREAVIGRRLDNGAPLTGTEEHDEADLEATDASGLTVIADFAHIRRARTDDPDQRIFRRAYNYDERGSGGEEAGLLFASFQADPLRQFVPIQRRLDELDLLNEWVTAVGSAVFAVPPGCEEGGYVGQALLEG, from the coding sequence ATGGGCGGTGAGTCCCGGCTCAGCCGCAGAGGGCTGCTCCTGGGCGGCGCGGCGGCCGGTGTCGGCGCGGCCGGGGGCGCGCTCGCCCACCGGTGGGCCGCGGAACCTGCGGCGGCCCCCCAGGCGCCCCCGCTCAACGGCACGCTGACCGTACCGTTCCACGGCGTGCGGCAGGCGGGCGTGGAGACCCCGCCGCAGACGCACGGCACCTTCCTCGCGCTGGACCTGGAACCGGGGACGGACGCGGACGGGGTCGGCCGGCTCCTGCGGCTGCTCAGCGACGACGCGGCCCGCCTGTCCCGGGGCGAGCCCGCCCTGGCCGACACCGAGCCCGAACTCGCCCTGGTCCCGGCCCGGCTCACCACCACGTTCGGCTTCGGGCGGGGTCTGGTGGAGCGGGTGGACCCCGACGCGGTACCGGAGTGGCTCGGGCCACTGCCCGAGTTCGGGCACGACCGGCTCGACCCGGCCTGGGGCGGGGCGGACCTGCTGCTCCAGGTGTGCGCGGACGACCCCGTCACCGTCTCCCACGCGGTGCGGATGATGCTCAAGGACGCGCGGGCCTTCGCGCGGGTGCGGTGGACGCAGAGCGGGTTCCGCCGGGCCCACGGCTCCCAGCCCGAGGGCACCAGCATGCGCAACCTGATGGGGCAGGTGGACGGGACCGTCAACCCGGCGCCGGGAACCGGGGACTTCGACCGGCTGGTCTGGGGCGGGAACCCACCGCGGTGGCTCAGGGGAGGCACGAGCCTGGTGCTGCGCCGTATCGCCACCCACCTGGACACCTGGGACGAGCTGGACCGGCCCGCCCGCGAGGCGGTCATCGGCCGCCGCCTGGACAACGGCGCGCCGCTGACCGGTACCGAGGAACACGACGAGGCGGACCTGGAGGCCACGGACGCCTCCGGGCTGACCGTCATCGCGGACTTCGCGCACATCAGGCGGGCCCGCACCGACGACCCGGACCAGCGGATCTTCCGGCGCGCCTACAACTACGACGAGCGCGGCTCGGGCGGCGAGGAGGCGGGGCTGCTGTTCGCCTCCTTCCAGGCCGACCCGCTGCGCCAGTTCGTGCCCATCCAGCGGCGCCTGGACGAGCTGGACCTGCTCAACGAGTGGGTGACCGCCGTGGGCTCGGCGGTGTTCGCCGTCCCGCCGGGCTGCGAGGAGGGAGGGTACGTGGGGCAGGCCCTGCTGGAGGGGTGA
- a CDS encoding sigma-70 family RNA polymerase sigma factor: MPTDTVFQEQRPARARRSHPDRLSCRPRRDHRTDPPPPAAVEADEPAREDGPASAKGTALPRGHARPEEPGLPEEPVRPEGPVLAEGPVRSEEPPHAEERAHERDGELDRLALAAREGSAAALDAFVRRTRPDVARYIARRVHPDRVEELSQETYLRALRGLPRFAGRAPARTWLLAIARNTVADRYRHDAARPDCVHHADWDLLPARAVRFDEHVALLCLLDGLAAERRQAFVLTQVEGLSYAEAARLADVPVGTIRSRVARARGDLVRGLTA, encoded by the coding sequence ATGCCCACCGACACCGTCTTCCAGGAGCAGCGCCCGGCACGGGCGCGCCGTTCCCACCCCGACCGCCTGTCGTGCCGTCCGCGGCGCGACCACCGCACCGACCCGCCGCCCCCCGCGGCGGTCGAAGCGGACGAGCCCGCTCGCGAGGACGGGCCCGCCTCCGCGAAGGGCACCGCTCTCCCGCGGGGGCACGCCCGTCCGGAGGAACCCGGCCTTCCAGAGGAACCGGTCCGTCCGGAAGGACCCGTCCTCGCGGAGGGACCGGTCCGGTCGGAGGAGCCCCCGCACGCGGAGGAGCGCGCGCATGAGCGGGACGGCGAGCTCGACCGGCTGGCGCTCGCCGCCCGTGAGGGCTCGGCCGCCGCGCTCGACGCGTTCGTCCGGCGCACCCGTCCCGACGTCGCCCGCTACATCGCCCGCAGGGTCCACCCCGACCGCGTCGAGGAGCTGAGCCAGGAGACCTACCTGCGGGCCCTGCGCGGCCTGCCGCGGTTCGCCGGACGCGCCCCGGCGCGGACCTGGCTGCTGGCCATCGCCCGCAACACCGTCGCCGACCGCTACCGCCACGACGCGGCCCGCCCCGACTGCGTGCACCACGCCGACTGGGACCTGCTGCCCGCCCGGGCCGTCCGGTTCGACGAGCACGTGGCCCTGCTGTGCCTGCTGGACGGCCTCGCGGCCGAACGGCGGCAGGCGTTCGTCCTCACCCAGGTGGAGGGCCTGTCCTACGCCGAGGCCGCCCGGCTGGCGGACGTGCCCGTGGGCACGATCCGCTCGCGGGTGGCCCGGGCCCGCGGCGACCTGGTGCGCGGGCTCACCGCCTGA
- a CDS encoding M16 family metallopeptidase gives MSSVPIAAEQDPDTTVTLLEPDGGTGLVRRTVLPGGLRVVTEAVPGVRSAAFGISATTGSRDEDSAHAGSAHFLEHLLFKGTKERSALEISALLDGVGADHNAYTTKEHTCYYAKVLDRDLPLAVDVIGDMVANSVLDEGEVETERGVILEEIAMYEDEPADLVDDVFAAHFFGDSPLGRPILGTTDTIEALSRDRIAEQYRDAYVPGELIVTAAGSLDHDRVVEQVRALFAEHSAAAGDARPARPRIGGSPVATYGGTVVQSRETEQAHIILGSEGLCRTDPRWHALRLLSAALGGGMSSRLFQEVREKRGLAYAVHAYNADYADTGSFQIYAGCLPDKADEVIGVCREELAKVAASGITEEELARAKGQIQGSLVLGSEGTNARMGRLLSHELNRPGHYSIDESLALFDAVTGAEVAEVAADLLSRPRALAVIGPYAADRVF, from the coding sequence ATGAGCTCTGTCCCCATCGCCGCCGAGCAGGACCCGGACACGACCGTGACGCTGCTGGAGCCGGACGGCGGTACCGGACTGGTGCGCCGCACGGTGCTCCCCGGCGGCCTGCGCGTGGTCACCGAGGCCGTGCCGGGCGTGCGCTCCGCCGCGTTCGGGATCTCGGCGACCACGGGTTCCCGCGACGAGGACTCCGCGCACGCGGGCTCGGCGCACTTCCTGGAGCACCTGCTGTTCAAGGGGACCAAGGAGCGCTCGGCGCTGGAGATCTCCGCGCTGCTGGACGGTGTGGGCGCCGACCACAACGCCTACACCACCAAGGAGCACACCTGCTACTACGCGAAGGTGCTCGACCGCGACCTGCCGCTGGCCGTCGACGTCATCGGTGACATGGTGGCCAATTCGGTGCTCGACGAGGGCGAGGTGGAGACCGAGCGGGGCGTGATCCTGGAGGAGATCGCCATGTACGAGGACGAGCCCGCCGACCTGGTGGACGACGTCTTCGCGGCGCACTTCTTCGGCGACTCGCCGCTGGGCCGACCGATCCTGGGCACCACCGACACCATCGAGGCGCTCTCCCGCGACCGCATCGCCGAGCAGTACCGCGACGCCTACGTGCCCGGCGAGCTGATCGTGACCGCGGCGGGCAGCCTGGACCACGACCGGGTGGTGGAGCAGGTCCGCGCGCTGTTCGCCGAGCACTCGGCCGCCGCCGGGGACGCCCGCCCCGCGCGTCCCCGCATCGGCGGCTCGCCGGTCGCCACCTACGGCGGCACGGTGGTGCAGTCGCGCGAGACCGAGCAGGCGCACATCATCCTGGGGTCGGAGGGGCTCTGCCGCACCGACCCGCGGTGGCACGCGCTGCGGCTGCTCAGCGCAGCCCTGGGCGGCGGGATGTCCTCGCGCCTGTTCCAGGAGGTGCGCGAGAAGCGCGGCCTGGCCTACGCGGTGCACGCCTACAACGCCGACTACGCCGACACCGGCAGCTTCCAGATCTACGCGGGCTGCCTGCCGGACAAGGCCGACGAGGTCATCGGGGTGTGCCGCGAGGAACTGGCGAAGGTGGCCGCCTCGGGCATCACCGAGGAGGAGCTGGCCCGGGCCAAGGGCCAGATCCAGGGGTCGCTGGTGCTGGGCAGCGAGGGCACCAACGCGAGGATGGGGCGGCTGCTCTCGCACGAGCTGAACAGGCCCGGGCACTACTCGATCGACGAGAGCCTGGCGCTGTTCGACGCGGTGACCGGCGCGGAGGTGGCCGAGGTGGCCGCCGACCTGCTGTCGCGGCCGCGCGCGCTGGCCGTGATCGGCCCCTACGCGGCCGACCGGGTCTTCTGA